One segment of Massilia sp. Se16.2.3 DNA contains the following:
- a CDS encoding TerD family protein, translating to MATTLETGHRINLEKTAPGLKRVRIGLGWKVNATAGQAFDLDSSVFLCGKNANDDPVMLSNAHFVYYNHTTSPDGAVVHSGDNRTGDKDGDDEVITVDLARVDPAVVEMPIVVTIHEAEARRQTFGAVNDAYIKVYNDDTGEVIAEYDLDADYSDKTALQFGSLYRRDGEWRFQAVGAGFKLNLATFIRKLGGTV from the coding sequence ATGGCGACGACGCTCGAAACCGGCCACCGCATCAACCTCGAAAAAACCGCCCCGGGCTTGAAACGTGTTCGCATCGGCCTCGGCTGGAAGGTCAACGCAACCGCCGGCCAGGCCTTCGACCTCGATTCGTCGGTGTTCCTGTGCGGGAAAAACGCGAACGACGATCCGGTCATGCTCAGCAACGCCCATTTCGTCTACTACAACCACACGACCTCGCCCGATGGCGCCGTCGTGCACTCGGGCGACAACCGCACCGGCGACAAGGATGGCGACGACGAAGTCATCACGGTCGACCTGGCCAGGGTCGACCCGGCCGTGGTGGAAATGCCGATCGTGGTCACCATCCACGAGGCCGAGGCCCGCCGGCAGACCTTCGGCGCCGTCAACGACGCCTATATCAAGGTGTACAACGACGACACCGGTGAAGTAATCGCCGAGTACGACCTGGACGCGGACTATTCGGACAAGACCGCGCTGCAGTTCGGCTCGCTGTACCGCAGGGATGGCGAATGGCGCTTCCAGGCCGTCGGCGCCGGCTTCAAGCTCAATCTCGCTACCTTCATCCGCAAGCTCGGCGGCACCGTCTGA